In the genome of Methanopyrus kandleri AV19, one region contains:
- a CDS encoding DEAD/DEAH box helicase yields the protein MTEGFEALPDDVQRVVYSRFDEPTPPQRVAIPEIMDGKNVLVIAPTSSGKTETAVLPVFSMVRELDEPGIKALYITPLRALNRDILRRIRWWGEKLGLEVAVRHGDTPQSERRRQAEDPPDVLVTTPETLQAILPGKRMREHLSHVRHVIVDEVNELALDKRGVQLTLGLERLAEVAGDFQRIGLSAAVGSPDRVGKFLVGDRDVEVLEIEAERYLDVSVAHPTGPHEVKERLELIHELAKERDSVLVFTNTRQMAELLATRLKTEYDDIEVEIHHSSISREKRMEVEKRFKKGEIDVLVCTSSLELGIDIGHVDLVVQYGSPRQVTRLVQRVGRAGRRRKRAEGLVITSNPDDLAEAAVICRRALKGSLEPTEIPEGCLDVLAHQLVGLCLDGHQVTVDYALEVFRRAYPYRHLDAETLREVAEFLDDIEVLRVRGDRVYRTKDAWKYYYSNLSMIPDERHYRVVTESGGHVSVLDEPFVLEYLRPGIKFICAGRPWIVQDVDHDRYEVLVTPAEAVEGAIPSWVGEEIPVPYEVAREVGEGIGRAEAALEDGFTEAVEVAAETFGLGRREAKVLADLIRRQREHSAVPLPERPVIEDLGGTLVIHVYGGTNPNRTLEKVLGTLISGRLGTTVRTYSTPYKIVISAEKRAGLDADLLMECLETLPSDERGFHALTLRIVEKSEVFKRRLVHVLKRFGAIEPDADYRDVSPRRLLKAFKGTPPYYETVSEVERDLDTSVAFRLVKELEEKAEIVRVRDPSPFAEHVLEGLGEVGRVTSGLLAAQVETLKRDLERRKLWLGCPNCGWRGRRSVKTVKEEGLECPDCGATYLVAAKTEEGLEKLLKDSERARRVADLLESYGAKALEALAVPGVGPEAAAKVLRSTGGREPHFYRELLQERLRYLRTRRFWD from the coding sequence GTGACCGAAGGGTTTGAGGCGCTACCGGACGACGTACAGAGAGTAGTGTACTCGAGGTTTGATGAACCCACTCCACCCCAACGCGTAGCGATACCCGAGATTATGGATGGGAAGAACGTCTTGGTGATAGCCCCCACCAGCTCCGGTAAGACCGAGACCGCGGTATTACCCGTGTTCTCCATGGTACGTGAGCTCGACGAGCCTGGGATCAAGGCGCTTTACATCACCCCGTTGCGGGCCCTTAACAGGGACATACTGCGAAGGATCCGCTGGTGGGGGGAGAAGCTGGGCCTCGAGGTTGCGGTGCGTCACGGCGACACCCCGCAGAGCGAGCGGAGGCGTCAGGCGGAGGACCCGCCGGACGTACTGGTCACGACTCCCGAGACCCTCCAGGCCATACTACCGGGTAAGCGCATGCGTGAGCACCTCTCCCATGTACGTCACGTGATCGTGGATGAAGTTAACGAGCTCGCCCTGGACAAGCGCGGTGTACAACTGACGCTCGGACTGGAACGACTCGCCGAGGTGGCTGGTGACTTCCAACGTATCGGCCTCTCCGCCGCCGTGGGCTCGCCCGACCGCGTGGGTAAGTTCTTGGTCGGCGATCGCGACGTCGAGGTGCTGGAGATCGAGGCCGAGCGTTACCTGGACGTTTCCGTGGCTCATCCGACCGGGCCGCACGAGGTTAAGGAACGGCTGGAATTGATCCACGAGCTGGCGAAGGAGCGGGACTCTGTTCTCGTGTTCACCAATACTAGACAGATGGCCGAACTACTCGCGACCCGCCTGAAAACGGAGTACGACGACATTGAGGTGGAGATACATCACAGTTCAATATCGAGAGAGAAGCGCATGGAGGTCGAAAAGAGGTTCAAAAAAGGTGAGATCGATGTCCTCGTGTGCACCAGCTCACTGGAGCTCGGTATAGACATAGGCCACGTGGACTTGGTGGTCCAGTACGGCTCGCCACGTCAAGTAACCCGCCTCGTGCAGCGAGTGGGACGCGCGGGCCGTCGACGTAAGCGGGCCGAGGGTCTCGTGATAACGTCAAATCCAGACGATCTCGCGGAGGCGGCGGTGATATGTCGTCGGGCGCTGAAGGGATCCCTGGAACCCACTGAGATCCCGGAAGGTTGCCTGGACGTCCTCGCCCACCAGCTCGTGGGGTTGTGTCTGGACGGGCACCAGGTCACCGTGGACTACGCGCTGGAGGTGTTCAGACGGGCTTATCCGTACCGCCATCTCGACGCCGAGACGCTCCGAGAGGTGGCCGAGTTCCTGGACGATATCGAGGTGCTCCGGGTGCGCGGTGACCGTGTGTACCGGACGAAGGACGCCTGGAAGTACTATTACTCGAACTTGAGCATGATCCCCGACGAGCGACACTACCGGGTAGTTACGGAGAGCGGCGGACACGTCAGCGTCCTCGACGAGCCGTTCGTCCTCGAGTACCTAAGGCCGGGTATCAAGTTCATCTGCGCCGGTAGGCCGTGGATCGTGCAGGACGTGGATCACGACCGTTACGAGGTGCTAGTGACGCCGGCCGAGGCCGTGGAAGGCGCCATACCCTCGTGGGTCGGCGAGGAGATCCCGGTCCCGTACGAGGTGGCGCGCGAGGTGGGGGAAGGGATCGGGCGGGCCGAAGCGGCGCTGGAGGATGGGTTCACCGAGGCCGTCGAGGTCGCGGCCGAAACCTTCGGTCTAGGACGCCGCGAGGCCAAGGTACTAGCCGACCTGATCCGTAGGCAGCGGGAGCACTCAGCGGTGCCGCTTCCGGAGAGGCCCGTCATCGAGGACCTGGGTGGGACCCTGGTGATCCACGTGTACGGTGGTACGAACCCCAACCGCACCCTGGAGAAAGTCCTCGGGACCTTGATCTCGGGACGTCTGGGGACGACGGTCAGGACGTACTCGACCCCGTACAAGATCGTGATCTCGGCGGAGAAGCGGGCGGGACTCGACGCGGACCTCCTCATGGAGTGTTTGGAGACGCTGCCTTCCGACGAACGCGGGTTCCACGCCCTCACGCTCAGAATCGTCGAGAAATCCGAGGTCTTCAAGCGCCGATTGGTGCACGTCCTGAAGCGCTTCGGTGCGATAGAGCCGGACGCCGACTACAGGGACGTCTCACCGCGACGCCTCCTGAAGGCGTTCAAGGGGACTCCCCCGTACTACGAGACAGTCTCGGAGGTCGAGCGGGATCTAGACACCTCCGTGGCGTTCCGACTGGTGAAGGAGCTGGAGGAGAAGGCGGAGATCGTCCGGGTGCGCGATCCTTCCCCGTTCGCCGAACACGTGTTGGAGGGACTCGGAGAGGTAGGGCGCGTGACTTCGGGACTCCTGGCCGCGCAGGTCGAGACGCTCAAGCGGGACCTGGAACGACGCAAGCTGTGGCTCGGCTGCCCGAACTGCGGCTGGCGCGGTCGACGCTCCGTCAAGACCGTTAAGGAGGAGGGTCTCGAATGTCCCGACTGCGGCGCTACGTACCTGGTCGCTGCCAAGACCGAGGAGGGTCTGGAAAAGCTGCTGAAGGACTCCGAGCGCGCTCGGCGGGTGGCCGATCTGCTCGAGTCATACGGTGCCAAGGCCCTGGAGGCCCTCGCGGTACCGGGTGTCGGGCCCGAGGCCGCGGCTAAGGTGCTCCGATCGACCGGCGGACGTGAGCCGCACTTCTACCGTGAGCTACTGCAGGAGCGCCTCCGTTACCTCCGCACCCGTCGGTTCTGGGACTAG
- a CDS encoding MBL fold metallo-hydrolase, protein MDRELVMRFLGTGGAVPSKDRSHPGLLVEFSGTKLLIDCGEGTQRRAMEQGVTIHDVDAVLLTHHHVDHVAGLLPLATTVDLLHGRRLKVYGPTAGSESALDISDLEVIEYREVNPGDEVEIGDLRVLVYESEHGVPTVDYRIETPKIPGKADPKYIRRVPPSKRREVLLRGERPYSLTKPGKISVYVKGDGRPADPENVRGCQVLVHEACFEDHEEAVRYLHSTHLEAAEVAREAGVDLLVLTHLSTKVDPERMREEAREVFPVVVVARDGLMVRVRR, encoded by the coding sequence GTGGACCGTGAGCTGGTGATGCGCTTCCTGGGAACGGGTGGCGCGGTCCCGTCGAAGGATCGGAGCCACCCGGGACTGCTGGTGGAGTTCTCCGGAACCAAGCTTCTAATCGACTGCGGAGAGGGTACCCAGCGGCGGGCCATGGAGCAAGGTGTCACGATCCACGATGTGGACGCTGTGCTGCTCACCCACCACCACGTCGATCACGTCGCGGGCCTCCTACCACTCGCGACCACCGTGGACCTCCTCCACGGGCGTAGGTTGAAAGTCTACGGTCCCACGGCGGGTTCTGAGTCCGCTTTGGACATCTCCGACCTCGAGGTGATCGAGTACCGGGAGGTGAATCCGGGAGACGAAGTAGAAATCGGTGACCTCAGGGTGCTGGTGTACGAGTCAGAACACGGGGTTCCTACGGTCGACTATCGGATCGAGACACCGAAAATACCGGGAAAGGCGGATCCGAAGTACATACGAAGGGTCCCTCCATCGAAGCGGCGTGAAGTGCTCTTACGCGGTGAGCGCCCGTACTCGTTGACGAAACCCGGTAAGATATCCGTGTATGTGAAAGGAGACGGTCGTCCGGCCGATCCTGAGAACGTCCGCGGTTGCCAGGTATTGGTACATGAAGCGTGCTTTGAGGATCATGAGGAAGCCGTGAGATACCTGCACTCGACCCACTTAGAGGCTGCCGAGGTCGCCCGCGAGGCAGGCGTCGATCTCCTTGTACTGACGCACCTGTCCACGAAAGTGGATCCGGAAAGAATGAGGGAGGAGGCTCGGGAGGTGTTTCCAGTAGTCGTCGTGGCGCGCGACGGACTCATGGTCCGTGTGCGGAGGTGA